Proteins encoded in a region of the Watersipora subatra chromosome 5, tzWatSuba1.1, whole genome shotgun sequence genome:
- the LOC137396479 gene encoding CREB/ATF bZIP transcription factor-like isoform X1, protein MLSPPCSSEGDIDDSLTDYDRLFPELGSFGVVKKVDASSTTLKNRNPADHNSVVHLPEIVPNKEVLSTCTNNHGSKKGNNDCTNDVGENTKVPKYVDFKPENGFAVCGPFSKNAILARENRRKKKEYVTTLESEIHTLSQEKLVIQNDLQKAHMAIDHLNEEIGYLKSVIANHTTLGALLKNIPNTPGVNLKRSSPDSTSDETSKRHKGDHEYSAFPQSVAQPGVCLHVSEGRLVVRKLIVTLDTSANNG, encoded by the exons ATGCTGAGCCCTCCTTGCAGTTCCGAAGGTGATATTGATGACTCATTGACTGACTATGATCGTTTATTTCCGGAGCTAGGAAGTTTTGGTGTTGTAAAAAAGGTTGACGCCAGTTCGACCACGTTGAAAAATCGTAATCCAGCTGATCACAATTCGGTTGTTCATCTACCAGAAATCGTTCCTAATAAGGAAGTCTTATCGACATGTACAAACAATCATGGATCCAAGAAAGGTAACAATGACTGTACCAATGATGTCGGAGAGAACACAAAAGTTCCTAAGTATGTTGATTTTAAGCCAGAAAATGGTTTTGCTGTTTGTGGGCCATTCTCAAAAAATGCTATCCTTGCTCGTGAAAACCGGCGTAAAAAGAAAGAGTATGTGACTACTCTTGAAAGCGAAATTCATACATTATCCCAAGAGAAACTGGTTATACAAAATGACCTTCAGAAAGCACATATGGCCATAGATCATCTAAACGAAGAAATTGGCTATTTGAAAAGTGTGATCGCAAACCACACAACCCTTGGTGCATTGCTGAAAAACATTCCTAACACTCCAGGCGTTAATCTTAAACGATCATCCCCTGACTCAACCTCCGATGAAACTAGTAAACGGCATAAAGGAGATCATGAATACAGCGCTTTTCCACAATCTGTGGCTCAACCTGGAGTTTGTCTCCATGTTTCTGAAGG TCGGCTAGTTGTACGAAAGCTCATTGTGACACTGGATACTTCAGCAAATAATGGCTAA
- the LOC137396479 gene encoding CREB/ATF bZIP transcription factor-like isoform X2 produces the protein MLSPPCSSEGDIDDSLTDYDRLFPELGSFGVVKKVDASSTTLKNRNPADHNSVVHLPEIVPNKEVLSTCTNNHGSKKGNNDCTNDVGENTKVPKYVDFKPENGFAVCGPFSKNAILARENRRKKKEYVTTLESEIHTLSQEKLVIQNDLQKAHMAIDHLNEEIGYLKSVIANHTTLGALLKNIPNTPGVNLKRSSPDSTSDETSKRHKGDHEYSAFPQSVAQPGVCLHVSEGSVSLEFCKQCNVKSTQLMQA, from the coding sequence ATGCTGAGCCCTCCTTGCAGTTCCGAAGGTGATATTGATGACTCATTGACTGACTATGATCGTTTATTTCCGGAGCTAGGAAGTTTTGGTGTTGTAAAAAAGGTTGACGCCAGTTCGACCACGTTGAAAAATCGTAATCCAGCTGATCACAATTCGGTTGTTCATCTACCAGAAATCGTTCCTAATAAGGAAGTCTTATCGACATGTACAAACAATCATGGATCCAAGAAAGGTAACAATGACTGTACCAATGATGTCGGAGAGAACACAAAAGTTCCTAAGTATGTTGATTTTAAGCCAGAAAATGGTTTTGCTGTTTGTGGGCCATTCTCAAAAAATGCTATCCTTGCTCGTGAAAACCGGCGTAAAAAGAAAGAGTATGTGACTACTCTTGAAAGCGAAATTCATACATTATCCCAAGAGAAACTGGTTATACAAAATGACCTTCAGAAAGCACATATGGCCATAGATCATCTAAACGAAGAAATTGGCTATTTGAAAAGTGTGATCGCAAACCACACAACCCTTGGTGCATTGCTGAAAAACATTCCTAACACTCCAGGCGTTAATCTTAAACGATCATCCCCTGACTCAACCTCCGATGAAACTAGTAAACGGCATAAAGGAGATCATGAATACAGCGCTTTTCCACAATCTGTGGCTCAACCTGGAGTTTGTCTCCATGTTTCTGAAGGGTCGGTTTCCCTTGAATTTTGTAAACAATGTAATGTAAAGTCAACGCAACTAATGCAAGCCTAA